From Fulvivirga lutea:
TGAATGATTGGGGGAAAGTTGTAGAACTTGATTCTCAAAATGCAGATGCTTATAGAAATAAGGGTCTTACCAATTTTCAGCTTGAGAATTACGAAAAAGCAATACTGGATTTTGAAAACGCGCTTTTATATCAGCCTAAACAAAATTATACACACGTTAATATTGGTTACTGCTACTACCTGCTAAACAAACCTAAAACTGCCCTAGAATATATTAATAAAGGGCTTGAAATAAAGCCGGATTATCCGCTAGGCCACTATTTCAAAGCATTGACCTATTATCAGTTAAGAAAGAGAAAAAAAGCCTGCCATTCACTTTCTAAAGCATTAGAACTTGGTTTTAATGAGCATGAAGTTGTTAAAGGATTATTAGAAAAGTGCCTCTAAAGATTACGATAAAGCGAATTACTATTGTATGGAACCCTATTTCACTTTTGAGAGTTATAGTGTTATCTTTGCAACCTTAACTAATACGTAAATTCAATACGTTATTTAATGAATTACAAATCAATAAAATTTTCGAGGGATCAAGAGTTCAACTTTATAGGTGTACTCAGGAAACGTGTAGGAGAATACTTCGAGAAAAACAAAATCTCAAAATATGGTAACAGTACCATGTTTTGGAAATCGTTTATACTGCTTACAGCCTATGCAATACCTTATGTATTGTTAATCACAGGTGTAATAACTAATGTTTGGCTAATGTTAGCTGCATGGATGTTTATGGGAGCTACAATGTCTGGCATCGGATTTTCTATTATGCATGATGCGAACCATGGAGCCTATTCCCAAAACAAAACTATTAACAAATACATGGGCTATGTCATCAACCTGGTTGGTGGTAGCTCAGTAAACTGGAAAATACAGCACAATGTGCTACACCATACTTATACGAATGTAGAAGGCGTGGACGAGGATATTGATCCGGGAATTTTGATGAGATTATCGCCTCATGCCAAGCATTACAAAATGCATAGATTACAGCATATATATGGGTGGTTTCTTTACTCGTTAATGACTTTTCTTTGGATCACTACAAAAGATTTCAGACAGCTATTCAGATATAAGAAAATGGGTTTAACAAAGGCTCAAAATGTGAATGTAGGATGGCAATTAACCAAGCTGGCACTGAGCAAGGTAGTATACTATACAATCTTTTTAGCAATTCCATTGTTAACCATTGCCGCCCCTTGGTGGATAATTGTTATTCACTTTATAGCCATGCACATGGTAGCAGGATTTATTTTAGGTATTGTATTTCAGCCGGCACACGTGATGCCAACTACTCAGTATCCATTGCCTGATGAGGAAGGAAATTTAGAAAATGACTGGGCAATACATCAGTTATATACTACTACCAATTTTAGTCCTAACAACTGGTTTTTAAACTGGTATGTAGGAGGATTAAACTTTCAGGTAGAGCATCACTTGTTCCCAACAATATGCCATGTGCACTATAAAAAGCTATCTGCTATTGTTAGAAAAACAGCAGAAGAGTTTGGACTGCCTTATCATCAGCAGCCAACTTTCTGGAAAGCCATTTCATTACATGCTTCCATGTTGAAGCAATTAGGGCAACCTGAAAAAGTAAGAGCATAAAAAAAGGAGGTTAAAACCTCCTTTTTTTTGTTAATTGCCTGCTTGTGGGCTACCAAATACTTTTCGTAAAATGTCACTTGCCCAGGCGAAAGGATCTGCCCTGATTTGTTTTTCTTCTTCACCTACTAAATGAAACAATCCATCCACAGCCTTCTCAGTTGCATAACCTTCGATAGATTCAGGTAACTCAACGCCTAAATCAATTACATCAGAAACGGTTACTGATCCCAAACCGTAGTTGTAGCTGTAATTCATAAAGCCAACAAGGTCAGAATAAATTGCCAAGGCCTTTGTATTACC
This genomic window contains:
- a CDS encoding fatty acid desaturase family protein, which produces MNYKSIKFSRDQEFNFIGVLRKRVGEYFEKNKISKYGNSTMFWKSFILLTAYAIPYVLLITGVITNVWLMLAAWMFMGATMSGIGFSIMHDANHGAYSQNKTINKYMGYVINLVGGSSVNWKIQHNVLHHTYTNVEGVDEDIDPGILMRLSPHAKHYKMHRLQHIYGWFLYSLMTFLWITTKDFRQLFRYKKMGLTKAQNVNVGWQLTKLALSKVVYYTIFLAIPLLTIAAPWWIIVIHFIAMHMVAGFILGIVFQPAHVMPTTQYPLPDEEGNLENDWAIHQLYTTTNFSPNNWFLNWYVGGLNFQVEHHLFPTICHVHYKKLSAIVRKTAEEFGLPYHQQPTFWKAISLHASMLKQLGQPEKVRA